The following proteins come from a genomic window of Neosynechococcus sphagnicola sy1:
- a CDS encoding J domain-containing protein encodes MQIPLDYYRILGLPVQATVEQLQQAHHDRRLQLPRREYSERAILARRQLLDEAHAVLSDLGQRQSYDAGFLLRTYELATETPDADQITQADTEPDPQIPRIEIHDEQLVGALLILLELGEYELVLDLGRPYLEKPHPQPLQVNKPQVVITDILLTVALACLELGREQWQQRQYEAAAGSLEVGQEFLLREDLFPAVRDEIQADLYKLRPYRILELLALPTHHTAERRKGLQLLRLMLNERQGIDGIGHDYSGLSIDDFLRFIQQLRDYLTVSEQLALFEEEAQRPSAVATYLAIYALLAQGFAQKQPLLIRRAKLLLGRLQGRQDVYLEQGVCALLLGQTEEASYLLEHSQEEETLNFIRMSSQGAPDLLPGLCLYSEQWLQREVFPHFRDLAEQGVFAEDLLCRSPGTDLPGRTAQHRRGTPPP; translated from the coding sequence GTGCAAATTCCACTGGACTACTACCGGATTCTTGGCTTGCCTGTCCAGGCAACGGTCGAACAATTGCAGCAGGCCCACCATGACCGGAGGCTGCAGCTTCCGAGACGTGAGTACTCGGAACGGGCGATCTTGGCTCGCAGACAACTACTGGATGAAGCCCATGCCGTATTGTCTGACCTCGGGCAGCGCCAGTCCTATGATGCCGGGTTTCTCCTCCGCACCTATGAGCTAGCCACTGAGACCCCCGACGCTGATCAGATTACTCAAGCGGATACCGAACCCGATCCGCAAATTCCTCGAATCGAAATCCATGATGAACAATTGGTCGGGGCGCTGCTGATTCTGCTGGAGTTGGGTGAGTACGAACTGGTGCTCGACCTAGGTCGTCCCTACTTAGAAAAACCCCATCCTCAACCGTTACAGGTCAACAAACCTCAGGTGGTGATCACCGATATCCTGTTGACGGTGGCTCTAGCCTGCCTAGAGCTGGGACGGGAGCAGTGGCAGCAGCGCCAATATGAAGCGGCAGCTGGTTCCCTGGAAGTTGGTCAGGAATTCCTGCTCCGAGAGGATTTGTTTCCAGCGGTGCGAGACGAGATTCAAGCGGATTTGTATAAGCTGCGACCCTATCGAATCTTAGAACTCTTGGCCTTGCCGACCCACCATACCGCCGAGCGCCGCAAAGGGCTGCAACTATTGCGGCTGATGCTGAATGAACGTCAGGGCATTGATGGCATCGGGCATGATTACTCTGGACTCAGCATTGATGACTTTTTGCGATTTATTCAGCAATTGCGGGACTATCTCACGGTAAGTGAGCAACTGGCCTTATTTGAAGAGGAAGCCCAGCGTCCCTCTGCGGTGGCTACTTATCTAGCCATCTATGCCCTCTTAGCCCAGGGATTTGCCCAGAAGCAGCCGTTGCTGATCCGACGAGCCAAATTATTGCTGGGGCGGCTACAGGGTCGCCAGGATGTCTATTTGGAACAGGGAGTTTGTGCCCTGCTCTTAGGGCAGACCGAAGAGGCAAGTTATCTGTTGGAGCACAGTCAGGAAGAGGAAACCCTGAATTTTATCCGCATGAGTTCCCAGGGGGCACCGGATCTGCTGCCGGGTTTGTGTCTGTATAGTGAGCAGTGGCTCCAGCGGGAGGTGTTTCCCCATTTTCGAGATTTGGCGGAGCAAGGGGTTTTCGCTGAAGACCTACTTTGCCGATCCCCAGGTACAGATCTACCTGGAAGAACTGCCCAACACCGTCGAGGGACACCCCCCCCGTAG
- a CDS encoding AEC family transporter has protein sequence MTDALLHAYTPLILWMGLGLILFRFIPQDFPRFLGRGLYWVGGPLQILALARRTDFAQGVGMAPLVTFAALGIGLGLAALCLFGFQQLAHYPAHPLASRFAWLGERSAQGSFLLAATLGNTGYVGLGLSPALIGTHHLGWSVSYSITHSLVGGYGIGVMLASRFSRPEQDNHWWLQLRDVLLAPSLWAFGCGIFTRTWELPTLIDSGLQLSLWLIIPSAFLLIGMRLSQLRGWSSFQPALLPATVRVLIVPILIGLGTTGVGLSGDPRLAVVLMAGMPTAFVGLVLAEEYNLDRQLVAGSIALTTMALLGTIPIWLLLFH, from the coding sequence ATGACCGATGCCCTTTTGCATGCCTATACGCCACTGATCCTGTGGATGGGACTTGGTTTAATACTCTTTCGATTTATCCCCCAGGATTTCCCCAGATTCCTCGGACGGGGTCTTTACTGGGTCGGTGGCCCGTTGCAAATTTTGGCCTTAGCTCGGCGTACTGACTTTGCCCAGGGGGTGGGAATGGCTCCCCTGGTGACCTTTGCAGCCTTGGGAATTGGCTTAGGGCTGGCAGCTTTGTGTTTGTTCGGTTTCCAGCAACTAGCTCACTATCCTGCCCATCCCCTCGCATCACGGTTTGCTTGGCTAGGGGAGCGATCTGCCCAGGGCAGTTTTCTATTAGCTGCAACCCTGGGCAATACTGGCTACGTAGGATTGGGACTTTCTCCTGCCTTAATTGGCACTCACCATTTAGGATGGTCCGTTTCCTACAGCATTACCCATAGCTTAGTTGGGGGATATGGCATTGGAGTCATGCTAGCCAGCCGCTTTAGTCGCCCCGAACAGGATAATCACTGGTGGTTACAATTGCGGGATGTCCTTTTGGCGCCATCTCTCTGGGCCTTTGGCTGCGGCATCTTCACCCGCACATGGGAACTCCCAACCCTGATTGATTCCGGACTCCAACTCTCCCTGTGGCTGATCATTCCCAGTGCCTTCTTGTTAATTGGGATGCGTCTCAGCCAACTCCGAGGTTGGAGCAGCTTTCAACCTGCTCTTTTACCTGCCACGGTTAGAGTCTTGATTGTGCCGATCCTGATTGGTTTGGGCACCACTGGCGTGGGTCTTTCCGGCGATCCCCGGTTGGCCGTGGTGCTGATGGCAGGGATGCCAACGGCCTTTGTTGGCTTAGTTCTGGCTGAAGAATATAACCTGGATCGGCAACTGGTGGCTGGGAGTATTGCCCTGACAACCATGGCACTCTTGGGCACCATTCCAATTTGGTTACTGCTGTTTCACTAG
- a CDS encoding acyl-CoA thioesterase — protein sequence MTYQFKTQRQVEFAETDMAGVAHFTHFFRWMEAAEHAFFRSLGISVLPSMGDQPPLLWPRVQATCDYRHPLRFEDQLEVHLIVAKKQPKSLTYTFIFRNLTQQPDIEVARGQLTVVCATVDPVTSQLTSQEIPAAIAAKITVAPQ from the coding sequence ATGACCTACCAATTTAAGACGCAGCGACAGGTCGAATTCGCTGAAACTGACATGGCCGGAGTGGCACATTTCACCCATTTCTTTCGTTGGATGGAAGCAGCAGAACATGCATTCTTTCGCTCCCTGGGTATTTCAGTTCTCCCATCCATGGGGGATCAACCTCCCCTTCTCTGGCCGCGTGTTCAGGCTACCTGCGACTACCGCCATCCCCTGCGGTTTGAAGATCAATTGGAAGTTCACCTGATCGTGGCTAAGAAACAGCCCAAATCTCTGACCTACACCTTTATTTTTCGCAACCTCACGCAGCAGCCAGATATTGAAGTGGCACGGGGACAATTAACCGTGGTTTGTGCGACTGTTGACCCGGTTACTTCCCAGTTGACGAGTCAGGAAATACCAGCGGCGATCGCGGCCAAAATTACAGTTGCCCCCCAATGA
- a CDS encoding serine/threonine-protein kinase, whose amino-acid sequence MSSLPQPDSQHQRLIGEKNRYRLERRLGQGGMGEVYLAIDMLLGKQVALKLLKAALVETEEVRKRFAREVSLCAALSSENIVQVSDYGITPEGHPFFVMEYLSGQTLGQLLRREKRLAVEHTVAIISQVCTGLQLAHQGVVLQRQGSQTVERVKIVHRDLKPDNIFLVPTGLGELVKILDFGIAKILDGEAELTNLQTDMFIGTFHYASPEQLEVAMDLDGRADIYSLGMMLYEMLSGTDPFGLMGKTGGSTASSWIRAHTSLPPKPLRSQPGCETLPSALEAVVMQCLQKQPSQRCSTVEILQRSLRAAISPPLISPTRPLVAGNFDTTVGADAAAPASNPPAALPVPEGTNPPATTLPPPEKNPGEFPSTAMEQKISTQLSDLTQNSQRELATLLTQVIGPIAPLLLNQALVEGLTCDQLLERLLNQIPALSRPQVQAQIQSLFNPASLEVAKPAANPTQLAPVATEVQSSLPSRLNLPPPLAHKLEALLTQAIGPLAPLLLQQSLKQAATWQSFIQGLLMQVPEAARRSLQAQVYELLQTQSLEDFDPRSPTQLTGAIAPETSPASPPRRS is encoded by the coding sequence ATGAGTTCCCTGCCCCAGCCTGATTCTCAACATCAGCGCTTGATTGGTGAAAAAAACCGCTATCGTCTGGAACGGCGTTTGGGCCAGGGCGGGATGGGTGAGGTGTATCTAGCCATCGATATGTTGCTGGGAAAGCAAGTTGCACTCAAACTTTTGAAAGCTGCCTTGGTGGAGACGGAAGAGGTACGGAAGCGGTTTGCCCGCGAGGTGAGTCTGTGTGCAGCCCTCAGTAGCGAAAATATTGTTCAAGTCAGCGACTACGGCATCACCCCAGAAGGTCATCCATTTTTTGTGATGGAGTATTTGAGTGGACAGACCTTAGGACAGTTACTCCGGCGGGAAAAACGACTGGCAGTTGAACATACGGTCGCCATTATCAGCCAGGTGTGTACTGGGTTACAACTCGCCCATCAGGGGGTGGTACTGCAACGTCAGGGTAGCCAGACAGTTGAGCGAGTCAAGATTGTTCACCGTGATTTGAAACCGGACAATATTTTTCTGGTGCCGACGGGCTTGGGTGAATTGGTGAAAATTCTTGACTTTGGCATTGCCAAAATTCTAGATGGAGAAGCAGAACTGACGAATCTGCAAACGGATATGTTCATTGGCACCTTCCACTATGCGTCCCCAGAGCAACTAGAGGTAGCAATGGATCTGGATGGTCGGGCTGATATCTACAGTCTCGGGATGATGCTCTATGAGATGCTCAGCGGTACCGACCCCTTTGGTTTGATGGGCAAAACCGGGGGATCAACGGCAAGCTCTTGGATTCGAGCCCACACCAGCCTGCCCCCCAAGCCCCTGCGATCGCAACCGGGGTGTGAGACCTTGCCCTCCGCTTTAGAAGCCGTGGTGATGCAGTGCCTCCAAAAGCAGCCCAGCCAGCGATGTTCAACGGTAGAGATTTTACAGCGGTCTCTGCGAGCGGCGATCTCCCCTCCCCTGATCTCTCCGACCCGTCCTTTGGTTGCTGGCAATTTTGATACGACCGTTGGTGCAGATGCTGCGGCTCCTGCCAGTAATCCACCTGCTGCCCTCCCAGTTCCAGAGGGCACGAATCCACCAGCGACAACCCTGCCCCCTCCAGAGAAGAACCCTGGGGAGTTCCCCTCTACGGCCATGGAGCAGAAAATTTCCACCCAGTTATCCGATCTAACGCAGAATTCCCAACGGGAATTGGCCACTTTACTGACCCAAGTCATTGGTCCCATCGCGCCCCTGTTGTTAAACCAAGCTTTAGTCGAAGGACTCACCTGTGACCAGTTGTTGGAACGCTTATTAAATCAAATCCCAGCGCTATCACGTCCCCAGGTGCAGGCACAAATTCAATCGCTGTTTAACCCCGCATCCTTAGAAGTTGCAAAACCAGCTGCGAATCCGACCCAACTTGCCCCTGTCGCCACGGAAGTCCAATCTTCTCTTCCGAGTCGTTTGAACTTACCGCCCCCCCTAGCTCACAAACTAGAAGCCCTCCTGACCCAGGCGATTGGCCCCCTGGCTCCCTTGCTGCTGCAACAATCCCTGAAACAGGCGGCAACCTGGCAGAGCTTTATCCAAGGATTGCTGATGCAAGTCCCGGAAGCAGCTCGGCGATCGCTGCAAGCCCAAGTGTATGAACTCCTGCAAACCCAGTCCCTCGAAGACTTTGATCCCCGTTCTCCCACCCAATTGACAGGGGCGATCGCCCCAGAAACCAGCCCAGCCAGTCCCCCCCGTCGATCGTGA
- a CDS encoding ARC6/PARC6 family protein, translating to MSELSAGGVDWERQTAVSSLVYPGTASPETYGGEWLQDAYTNGSNGGGESMATPTVLPRQKMGTTTMGRSLGRTTHPRSLRKKRRLRAVLVIALGTGAIALLTVQTYRWLTGLFWSTPSLELVGEQLSITLDQPPIPIPEPKAALLPLPPTHAEATLTQTVAEKTIQTWLATKAIALGPDHKIDQLPQILAEPALSAWQQRATEAQQQGWYWKYQHKLEPTSLKLLEVSPNQAQVQVQVGEAAELYEGGQLNSNASYDAQLLVRYQLVRNGTQWRIQDMAVQ from the coding sequence ATGTCTGAGTTGTCAGCGGGAGGAGTAGACTGGGAGAGGCAGACTGCGGTTTCGTCGTTGGTCTATCCAGGTACAGCCTCACCAGAAACCTATGGTGGTGAATGGTTGCAGGATGCATACACAAATGGCTCCAACGGTGGGGGAGAAAGTATGGCAACGCCGACAGTGCTGCCTCGGCAGAAAATGGGTACAACAACGATGGGGCGATCTCTGGGACGGACAACCCATCCCCGATCGTTGCGGAAGAAACGGCGGCTGCGAGCTGTGTTGGTGATTGCCTTAGGAACCGGGGCGATCGCCCTGCTGACGGTGCAGACCTATCGGTGGTTGACTGGGCTATTCTGGAGCACCCCATCCCTAGAGCTGGTCGGTGAACAACTGAGTATCACCCTCGATCAACCGCCAATCCCAATTCCAGAACCCAAAGCAGCTTTGCTGCCCCTACCTCCGACCCATGCAGAGGCGACCCTGACCCAGACTGTGGCTGAAAAAACCATCCAAACCTGGTTGGCCACCAAGGCGATCGCCCTCGGCCCCGATCACAAGATTGATCAACTACCGCAGATCTTGGCGGAACCAGCTCTCTCTGCTTGGCAGCAACGGGCAACGGAAGCCCAGCAACAGGGCTGGTACTGGAAATATCAACATAAATTAGAGCCAACTTCCCTGAAGTTACTGGAGGTCAGCCCCAATCAGGCTCAAGTGCAAGTACAAGTGGGGGAAGCAGCTGAACTTTACGAAGGGGGACAGTTAAACTCCAATGCTTCCTATGATGCCCAGCTCTTGGTGCGCTATCAACTGGTTCGTAACGGCACTCAGTGGCGGATTCAAGATATGGCAGTGCAATGA
- a CDS encoding c-type heme family protein, translating to MMIKHWSLSNKFSLLLLLIFIGAVLISGVALSRTLNQVAESVVQAKANLLLQTMLSVRTYTSTQVNPELAPRLETESAFLPQTVPGYAARETFEDFRKNPEYNDFFYKEATLNPTNLRDKADGFESEIVESFRNNSSLKELSGYRSTPGGELYYIARPMIIKKESCLRCHSTAEAAPKSLIATYGSENGFGWKLNDIVGAQIISVPAREIITSAQRSFVTIMGIVIAAFAIALLVMNLFLRRAVIRPLNRIAKAANEVSTGNMAAEFDVQSRDEMGTLATAFTRMKTSLVMAMEMLSQRRN from the coding sequence ATGATGATCAAGCATTGGTCTCTTAGTAACAAATTTAGTTTGCTATTGCTATTAATTTTCATTGGAGCGGTCTTAATTAGTGGCGTAGCCTTGTCAAGAACATTGAATCAAGTGGCTGAGAGCGTCGTTCAGGCTAAAGCCAATCTGTTATTACAAACCATGCTCTCGGTGCGGACTTATACCTCCACCCAAGTGAATCCAGAATTGGCACCTCGGCTGGAGACGGAATCAGCATTTTTGCCCCAAACAGTACCGGGCTATGCGGCTCGGGAGACCTTTGAAGACTTTCGCAAAAACCCTGAGTACAATGATTTCTTCTACAAAGAGGCTACCCTTAATCCCACAAACTTACGGGACAAAGCAGATGGTTTTGAGTCAGAGATAGTTGAAAGCTTCCGTAATAACTCCAGCCTTAAGGAACTCAGTGGGTATCGCTCGACACCGGGGGGTGAATTGTACTACATTGCTCGCCCGATGATTATTAAGAAAGAAAGCTGTCTTCGCTGTCATAGTACCGCAGAGGCTGCTCCCAAAAGTTTAATCGCCACCTACGGCAGTGAAAATGGCTTCGGGTGGAAATTGAACGACATTGTGGGGGCACAAATAATTTCTGTTCCTGCTCGGGAGATTATCACCAGTGCCCAACGATCCTTTGTCACCATTATGGGAATTGTGATTGCAGCGTTTGCCATTGCCCTACTGGTGATGAATCTATTTCTCAGACGGGCGGTGATTCGGCCCCTGAATCGGATTGCCAAAGCTGCCAATGAAGTCAGTACTGGCAACATGGCGGCGGAGTTTGATGTCCAGTCCCGTGATGAAATGGGAACCCTGGCCACGGCTTTTACCCGGATGAAAACCAGTCTGGTAATGGCTATGGAGATGCTGAGTCAACGCCGAAATTAA
- the pdhA gene encoding pyruvate dehydrogenase (acetyl-transferring) E1 component subunit alpha has product MIQERIVPTFAPAPATLSRETGLLLYEDMVLGRLFEDKCAEMYYRGKMFGFVHLYNGQEAVASGVIKSMRSDDYVCSTYRDHVHALSAGVPAREVMAELFGKATGCSKGRGGSMHLFSAEHRLLGGFAFVAEGIPVATGAAFQSRYRREVMGDASADQVTACFFGDGACNNGQFFECLNMAVLWKLPILFVVENNKWAIGMSHERATSVPEIYKKAAAFGMPGIEVDGMDVLAVHTVAEAAIARARAGEGPTLIEALTYRFRGHSLADPDELRSKDEKDFWLVRDPIKRLATYLTEQQLATAEELKAIDRKIQAVIEEGVKFAEESPEPDPSELYRYIFVEDDA; this is encoded by the coding sequence ATGATTCAGGAACGTATTGTGCCGACGTTTGCCCCCGCCCCAGCAACCCTCTCCCGAGAAACCGGTCTGCTGCTCTATGAAGACATGGTGTTAGGGCGGCTATTTGAAGATAAGTGTGCTGAGATGTATTACCGGGGTAAAATGTTCGGCTTTGTCCATCTGTACAACGGCCAGGAAGCGGTTGCCTCCGGTGTGATCAAGTCGATGCGTTCTGACGACTATGTTTGTAGTACCTACCGCGATCATGTCCATGCCCTGAGTGCAGGTGTCCCCGCCCGGGAAGTAATGGCGGAGTTGTTTGGGAAGGCAACGGGTTGCAGCAAAGGCCGGGGTGGATCGATGCACCTGTTCTCTGCTGAGCATCGGTTGCTGGGTGGGTTTGCCTTTGTGGCGGAAGGGATTCCGGTGGCGACGGGAGCTGCCTTTCAATCCCGCTATCGGCGTGAAGTCATGGGAGATGCCAGTGCTGACCAGGTAACGGCCTGCTTCTTTGGCGATGGCGCTTGCAATAATGGTCAGTTCTTTGAGTGTCTGAATATGGCCGTGTTGTGGAAGTTGCCGATTCTCTTTGTGGTGGAAAACAATAAGTGGGCCATTGGGATGTCTCATGAGCGAGCAACCTCTGTACCCGAAATCTATAAAAAAGCCGCCGCCTTTGGAATGCCTGGGATCGAAGTCGATGGCATGGATGTGCTTGCTGTGCATACTGTTGCCGAAGCTGCGATCGCCCGAGCCCGAGCCGGGGAAGGCCCCACCCTGATTGAAGCCCTTACCTATCGTTTCCGAGGCCATTCCCTGGCCGATCCGGATGAATTACGTTCGAAGGATGAAAAAGATTTCTGGTTGGTGCGCGATCCTATTAAACGACTGGCGACTTACCTCACGGAGCAGCAGTTGGCAACGGCGGAAGAGCTCAAGGCCATTGATCGCAAAATCCAAGCGGTGATCGAAGAAGGAGTGAAATTCGCCGAGGAGAGCCCAGAACCCGACCCCAGTGAGCTTTATCGTTATATCTTTGTGGAAGATGATGCCTAA
- a CDS encoding phosphate/phosphite/phosphonate ABC transporter substrate-binding protein → MIPRRLLLYQILALLSGCAALQTASQNGSGKLTIGIVTYGEGNRSLDQYQQFLTYLSGQLRTQIELEPAYNEVKALEQIQRQAWSLVFAPPGLTAIAIAKAQYHPLFPLQGVNNLHSVLVVLQDSPMKQISDLANHRVALTQPGSATGYYLPLYDLYGLTLAAVQIAPTPQKVLEWVDQGAVTAGAMAQDEFARLRPQFPVGTFRVLHTSRKIPPGAVLISPSVERNQQQLIQQAMNAASPAIATEAGYVPNAPPPDYGFLIRFIEKVKPIETHIHEQPAPLFQH, encoded by the coding sequence ATGATTCCACGTCGACTCCTCTTGTATCAGATCCTCGCCTTACTATCGGGTTGTGCAGCTTTGCAGACGGCTTCTCAAAATGGTTCTGGAAAGTTAACAATTGGAATTGTCACCTATGGTGAAGGCAATCGATCCCTGGATCAGTACCAGCAGTTTCTTACCTATTTATCCGGACAGTTAAGGACGCAGATTGAACTGGAACCGGCCTATAACGAGGTCAAGGCTTTGGAGCAAATTCAGCGCCAAGCTTGGTCTTTAGTATTTGCTCCTCCAGGATTAACCGCGATCGCCATTGCCAAAGCTCAATATCACCCTCTGTTCCCCCTGCAAGGGGTGAATAATCTCCATTCGGTGCTGGTGGTGCTACAAGATAGCCCGATGAAGCAAATTTCTGATCTGGCCAATCATCGAGTGGCGCTGACCCAGCCTGGTTCTGCTACGGGGTATTACCTGCCTCTCTACGATTTGTATGGCCTGACCTTAGCAGCTGTCCAGATCGCCCCTACCCCCCAGAAAGTTCTGGAGTGGGTGGATCAGGGGGCAGTGACTGCGGGGGCGATGGCCCAAGATGAATTCGCTCGCCTGCGCCCTCAATTCCCAGTCGGCACCTTTCGGGTGCTGCACACCAGCCGCAAAATTCCCCCTGGTGCGGTCTTAATCAGTCCCAGTGTGGAGCGTAACCAGCAGCAGTTGATTCAGCAGGCGATGAACGCGGCCAGCCCGGCGATCGCCACGGAAGCTGGGTATGTTCCCAATGCGCCGCCCCCTGACTATGGGTTTCTCATCCGCTTTATTGAGAAGGTGAAGCCGATTGAAACGCACATCCATGAGCAACCAGCCCCGCTATTCCAGCACTGA
- a CDS encoding universal stress protein: protein MFQRCLVCTDFADGLHRLIHFVPDLAAGGIRHLVFLHSVPLNEGGGIPRIDTEKIEQAQTRLSSALQQVPTGVEVVVEVQSGDPVERVLAVAKAYGSEVILMGMPSRNLLNEKLFGSNTIAVSQRAEIPILNLRPAMTAAFTAEELALRCQHLFRYLLLPYDGSDSAQFLVQQIQHYAQHQVSDSLHQCLLCWVVEEGTRQDALAHATKVQQAEAQLAIAKTNLESGNLAVTVEIRRGNPVTEVLASAQELDISAIAITSEHCGKFWELSIPSFGGEILRRSWHPVIFFPQQQR from the coding sequence ATGTTTCAGCGCTGCCTAGTCTGTACTGACTTTGCCGATGGCTTGCACCGCCTCATTCATTTTGTCCCCGACTTAGCGGCAGGGGGCATTCGTCATTTGGTGTTTCTGCACAGCGTCCCCCTCAACGAGGGAGGGGGCATTCCCCGTATTGACACCGAAAAAATAGAACAGGCCCAAACTCGGCTATCATCTGCCTTGCAGCAAGTGCCAACCGGAGTTGAGGTGGTTGTAGAAGTCCAGTCAGGGGATCCTGTGGAACGGGTACTGGCGGTGGCAAAAGCCTATGGCTCGGAAGTAATCCTGATGGGGATGCCCAGTCGTAACCTGTTGAATGAAAAGTTATTTGGTAGTAACACCATCGCGGTATCCCAACGCGCTGAAATCCCGATTTTGAATTTGCGGCCTGCGATGACCGCTGCTTTTACCGCAGAAGAGTTAGCTTTGCGTTGTCAGCATCTGTTTCGCTATCTGCTGCTGCCTTACGATGGCAGTGATTCCGCTCAATTCTTGGTGCAGCAGATTCAGCACTATGCCCAACACCAAGTCAGTGATTCCCTGCACCAGTGCTTGCTCTGTTGGGTGGTTGAGGAAGGAACCCGTCAGGATGCTCTGGCTCATGCCACAAAGGTGCAGCAAGCGGAAGCTCAACTGGCGATCGCGAAAACGAATCTGGAGTCTGGAAATCTAGCAGTCACGGTAGAGATCCGGCGGGGAAATCCAGTTACAGAAGTACTCGCAAGTGCTCAGGAACTTGATATCAGCGCCATCGCCATTACCTCTGAGCACTGTGGCAAATTCTGGGAACTCTCCATCCCCAGCTTTGGGGGTGAAATTCTGCGACGCAGTTGGCATCCTGTGATTTTCTTTCCCCAGCAACAACGCTGA
- a CDS encoding helicase C-terminal domain-containing protein, with protein MIEVEVHQQLYAFLREQRQPHWPHHLTMARLVARALRLERSALMQTGTQEHYRLSYLMPLLLWPGPAMIVATAAVQQWLLMVEIPQLQQWIQTPKPMLQSDRWPDPTFEGLLLTTPEIWLLDRITGLGKFPAGILTILDGVDDLEDWTRCALTLDLHPQDWHHLTLAHPPLLEVIRETQIQLTRSVFHHPPNPYECHLISPGEREILNYLYNRLQEVLPLHTPPLWRQFWQQWQLSTSLTWMTIARPSGQFSLHTAPSDVADVLGTVWSQQPVILIGNALDLEAEATLYRQRIGIRDLTCLKFAPDRQQELIQLYLPDHLPMPNTPQFQPALLQEIRQMLALRAVTLDLTVIVVGDMPLKAQLATVLAAEFGSRVQVEKTSLEPNGILVTGWEFWQQYQGQLPAPRLLAIATLPIPSLENPLVAGRVAYYKRSHQDWFRLYLLPTALSTLQRAIAPVRSQQGTVALFDSRVLHRSYGKQVLTALSPLARINYLESGVRFSSLLD; from the coding sequence GTGATTGAAGTAGAAGTCCATCAGCAACTCTATGCATTCCTGCGGGAACAGCGCCAACCCCATTGGCCGCATCATTTGACGATGGCGCGGTTGGTGGCGAGAGCATTGCGCTTGGAACGCAGTGCTTTAATGCAAACGGGAACCCAGGAACATTATCGCCTCAGTTATCTGATGCCGTTGTTGCTGTGGCCAGGGCCAGCGATGATTGTGGCCACCGCTGCGGTGCAGCAATGGTTGCTGATGGTGGAAATTCCCCAACTACAGCAGTGGATCCAAACTCCGAAGCCGATGCTTCAGAGCGATCGCTGGCCAGATCCAACTTTTGAGGGGTTACTGCTGACGACGCCCGAGATCTGGCTGCTGGATCGGATCACGGGCTTGGGAAAGTTTCCTGCAGGCATTCTGACCATTCTGGATGGCGTCGATGATTTAGAAGATTGGACACGATGCGCTCTTACCCTCGACTTGCATCCCCAGGACTGGCATCACCTGACGCTGGCTCATCCCCCCCTGCTAGAGGTAATCCGAGAGACCCAGATCCAACTGACCCGATCGGTGTTTCACCACCCGCCCAATCCCTATGAGTGCCACCTGATATCCCCAGGAGAGCGGGAGATTCTGAACTATCTCTACAACCGCCTCCAGGAGGTTCTCCCTCTCCATACCCCTCCCCTGTGGAGACAATTCTGGCAGCAATGGCAACTCTCGACCTCCTTGACGTGGATGACCATTGCTCGACCGTCAGGACAGTTTTCGCTACACACAGCTCCCTCGGATGTGGCAGACGTGCTAGGGACGGTGTGGTCTCAACAACCGGTGATTTTGATTGGCAATGCTCTGGATTTAGAAGCGGAGGCAACGCTCTATCGCCAGCGCATCGGCATTCGTGATCTCACCTGTCTGAAATTTGCCCCCGACCGCCAGCAGGAGTTGATTCAGCTCTATCTTCCCGATCACTTGCCCATGCCGAATACACCGCAGTTTCAGCCCGCCCTGCTGCAGGAAATTCGCCAGATGTTGGCATTGCGAGCGGTGACTCTAGATCTGACCGTGATCGTGGTCGGAGACATGCCCCTGAAGGCACAACTAGCAACGGTGCTAGCGGCGGAGTTTGGCTCCCGTGTGCAGGTCGAAAAAACCAGCCTGGAACCGAACGGAATTCTGGTCACGGGCTGGGAGTTCTGGCAACAGTATCAAGGCCAACTCCCCGCGCCCCGATTATTGGCGATCGCTACCCTCCCGATTCCCTCCCTTGAAAACCCCCTCGTCGCCGGACGGGTCGCCTATTACAAGCGATCTCACCAGGACTGGTTCCGGCTGTATTTATTACCGACGGCGTTAAGTACCCTCCAACGAGCGATCGCTCCCGTGCGATCCCAACAGGGAACGGTTGCCCTCTTTGACAGCCGGGTGTTGCATCGCAGCTATGGCAAGCAGGTGCTCACCGCTTTAAGTCCCCTGGCGCGGATTAACTATTTGGAGTCTGGTGTCCGGTTTTCTTCACTGCTGGATTAG